The following coding sequences lie in one Desulfonatronum thiodismutans genomic window:
- a CDS encoding metal ABC transporter permease: protein MTPDFLQYEFMRNALAACLLISVCCGVMGSLVVVNRLVFLSGGIAHASYGGVGAAIYLGASPYLGAALCALLASLVMGGVSLRAKHRSDSSIGVIWAVGMAVGILLVDMTPGYNVDLMSYLFGSILLVPATSLWLMAALNLMVLGWVRLFYHDLLAMSYDEEHARVMGVPVRGLYFSLLALAALTVVTVIQAVGLILVIALLTIPAVMAEGFAKSLGTMMAWSVLLSIVFCVSGLLLAYYLNLTAGAAIVLVAAGGFFLSRFWGKVRGA, encoded by the coding sequence ATGACGCCGGATTTCCTCCAGTACGAATTCATGCGCAACGCCTTGGCGGCCTGTTTGCTGATCAGCGTCTGTTGCGGGGTGATGGGGTCCCTGGTGGTGGTCAACCGTTTGGTTTTTCTGTCCGGCGGGATTGCTCACGCCTCTTATGGCGGGGTGGGCGCGGCAATCTATCTAGGGGCTTCGCCCTACCTTGGGGCCGCGTTGTGCGCGTTGCTGGCTTCCTTGGTCATGGGCGGGGTCAGCTTAAGGGCCAAGCATCGTAGCGACTCTTCCATCGGCGTGATCTGGGCCGTGGGCATGGCTGTGGGGATCCTCCTGGTGGACATGACCCCCGGGTATAACGTGGATCTGATGAGTTACCTGTTTGGCAGCATTTTGTTGGTACCCGCTACCAGCCTGTGGCTGATGGCCGCGTTGAATCTGATGGTGCTGGGCTGGGTGCGGCTTTTTTATCACGACCTGTTGGCCATGTCCTACGACGAGGAACACGCCCGTGTCATGGGCGTCCCGGTGCGTGGCTTGTATTTCAGCCTTCTGGCCCTGGCCGCGTTGACCGTGGTTACGGTCATCCAGGCCGTGGGCTTAATCCTGGTCATCGCATTGTTGACCATTCCGGCCGTGATGGCGGAAGGGTTCGCAAAGTCGCTGGGAACCATGATGGCTTGGTCCGTGCTGCTGAGCATTGTGTTCTGCGTGAGCGGACTGCTTCTAGCCTACTATCTGAATCTGACCGCTGGCGCGGCCATCGTCCTGGTGGCCGCCGGAGGGTTCTTTCTGTCACGGTTTTGGGGAAAGGTGCGAGGAGCGTAG
- a CDS encoding SAM hydrolase/SAM-dependent halogenase family protein, whose translation MRMRSERPRHRGAVTKPTIALLTDFGLDDPYVGQMKGVLAGLAPEAVVVDVSHQVRPFDVMQGAFYLAASWRFFPEGSVLVGVVDPGVGTERRLVIGKREGRFFLGPDNGLLALVFGPESGDVSGARAWELTMPPASGARSNTFHGRDILAPAAARLALGADPLRLGRPLDPEALHRPVWAAPEQRGREIAAHVLHVDRFGNCLLNLPESLLPEAGMGRVELLAPLLQPLVPVRTYAQIPEGGVGMLVGSQGYWELAVNQGNAAAVLGLAPGMRIVLECSGTAFPPHIS comes from the coding sequence ATGCGTATGCGAAGCGAACGACCAAGACATCGAGGAGCGGTGACCAAGCCGACCATCGCCCTGCTTACGGATTTTGGGCTGGACGATCCATACGTGGGACAGATGAAGGGCGTGTTGGCGGGGCTCGCTCCAGAGGCAGTGGTTGTAGACGTCAGCCACCAGGTTCGGCCCTTTGACGTAATGCAGGGGGCCTTTTATTTGGCGGCAAGTTGGCGGTTTTTTCCGGAAGGCAGCGTGCTGGTGGGCGTGGTGGACCCGGGAGTGGGGACCGAGCGTCGTCTGGTGATCGGTAAACGGGAGGGCCGCTTTTTTCTGGGACCGGATAATGGTCTGTTGGCCCTGGTATTCGGGCCTGAATCCGGGGATGTGAGCGGAGCGCGGGCCTGGGAGTTGACCATGCCGCCCGCCTCGGGCGCGCGTTCCAACACCTTTCATGGCCGGGACATCCTGGCCCCGGCTGCGGCCCGGCTGGCCCTGGGCGCTGATCCGCTCCGACTGGGCCGGCCTCTGGACCCAGAGGCCCTGCACCGTCCGGTCTGGGCCGCGCCGGAGCAGCGTGGCCGGGAGATCGCGGCGCATGTGCTGCATGTGGACCGCTTCGGCAACTGCCTGCTCAACCTGCCGGAAAGTCTTTTGCCCGAAGCGGGGATGGGGCGAGTAGAACTGCTTGCGCCTTTGCTTCAGCCGCTGGTTCCGGTGCGGACCTACGCCCAGATTCCAGAGGGCGGAGTCGGAATGCTGGTCGGGAGTCAGGGCTATTGGGAGTTGGCGGTTAACCAGGGCAACGCCGCCGCCGTGCTCGGGCTCGCGCCGGGAATGCGGATCGTGTTGGAGTGTTCGGGGACTGCTTTTCCGCCTCACATATCGTAA
- a CDS encoding FmdB family zinc ribbon protein, with product MPLYEFYCQDCHTIYNFFSPRINTEKRPDCPKCGRPELERQVSVFAISKNRPDTGDSEDGMDGMPDLSGLDEAKLERAMAMMAREAEGMDEDDPRQAAQLMRKLCDVTGMNFGEGMEEALARMEAGEDPEQVEAEMGDMFENMDFSPTGAKKLRRALRAPARDETIYDM from the coding sequence ATGCCCCTTTACGAATTCTACTGCCAGGACTGCCATACCATCTACAACTTCTTTTCCCCGCGGATCAACACGGAAAAGCGGCCAGACTGTCCCAAGTGCGGACGTCCGGAGTTGGAGCGGCAGGTTTCCGTGTTCGCCATTTCCAAGAATCGCCCGGACACCGGGGATAGCGAGGACGGCATGGACGGGATGCCGGACCTTTCCGGCCTGGACGAGGCCAAGCTCGAGCGGGCCATGGCCATGATGGCCCGGGAAGCCGAAGGCATGGACGAGGATGATCCGCGTCAGGCGGCCCAGTTGATGCGCAAGCTCTGCGACGTCACGGGCATGAACTTCGGGGAGGGCATGGAGGAGGCTCTGGCCAGGATGGAAGCCGGGGAAGACCCCGAACAGGTCGAAGCGGAAATGGGGGACATGTTCGAAAACATGGACTTCAGCCCCACCGGTGCCAAAAAGCTGCGCCGCGCCCTGCGCGCACCGGCCCGGGACGAGACAATTTACGATATGTGA
- a CDS encoding selenium metabolism-associated LysR family transcriptional regulator, producing MDMRQLRAFAKVYERRSFSRAAEDLALSQPTISAHVATLEQSIQVSLFDRLGRSILPTQAADILYGHCASIFASLDRAESEIRLLSNDVSGELKLGGSTIPANYLFPELLSRFSRRYPNVRISVTEGDSLDILDLISRGELCVGVVGAKDQSSELEFQTLVDDSLVVLAAPSFLSGRRPPFSVESIVKMPWVVRQPGSGTRLAVEQALEKAGCSPNELNVVSVVDGTEALLRFVRCGMGISVSSRLAAREYLQRGELTIVSIPELHFERSFFVVHHPMRHQFPVVRFFLEFVTESAETFDQTEEIQHHDEGDVFELVHPSVDCFIPSSTRLR from the coding sequence ATGGATATGCGTCAATTACGTGCCTTTGCCAAGGTCTATGAACGCAGGAGTTTTTCACGGGCTGCGGAAGATCTGGCTTTGTCCCAACCAACCATTAGCGCGCACGTGGCTACTTTGGAGCAGTCCATCCAGGTTTCGTTGTTTGATCGCTTGGGGCGCAGTATTTTACCGACCCAGGCCGCTGATATTCTTTATGGCCACTGCGCGTCCATCTTCGCCTCCCTGGACCGAGCCGAGTCCGAGATTCGTCTGCTGTCCAACGACGTGTCCGGCGAGTTGAAGCTGGGAGGAAGCACTATTCCCGCGAACTACCTGTTTCCCGAGTTACTCAGCCGTTTTTCGCGAAGATATCCCAATGTGCGCATCTCGGTGACCGAAGGCGATTCATTGGACATCCTGGACTTGATTTCTCGGGGTGAGCTTTGCGTCGGCGTGGTCGGCGCCAAGGATCAATCTTCAGAACTGGAATTTCAGACCTTGGTGGACGACTCGCTTGTGGTCTTGGCGGCGCCGAGTTTTTTATCCGGTCGGCGTCCCCCCTTTAGCGTTGAATCCATAGTCAAAATGCCTTGGGTCGTGCGCCAGCCCGGATCAGGAACGCGACTTGCCGTGGAGCAAGCACTGGAAAAAGCAGGTTGTTCGCCAAACGAACTGAACGTGGTGAGCGTCGTGGACGGTACGGAAGCCTTGTTACGTTTCGTGCGGTGCGGCATGGGAATTTCCGTCAGCTCCCGGCTGGCCGCACGGGAATACCTTCAGCGCGGGGAATTGACCATCGTCAGTATTCCGGAACTGCACTTTGAGCGTAGTTTTTTCGTCGTCCATCATCCCATGCGCCACCAGTTTCCCGTCGTACGGTTTTTTTTGGAATTCGTTACCGAATCAGCTGAAACGTTTGATCAAACCGAGGAAATCCAGCATCATGACGAAGGGGACGTCTTCGAGTTGGTGCACCCCTCTGTCGACTGCTTTATTCCTTCATCAACAAGGTTGAGATAA
- a CDS encoding YitT family protein, translated as MAGKWAEQFRVATYSISWNLLLITMGALIVAFGVKAIVVPQEFISGGVTGVGLILSYVFGVFPPGVWLLILNIPIFILGWLCVSKRFFFYSLYGMLLLSLGLDTLPWTLTIEDTLLAALTAGAIMGAGSGIALRSLGSLGGLDVISVYLSQRFNLGIGKFSFGFNLVLFSGSLFFIGLEHVLYSVFLVFVHAMVMDYFLGMFNQRKMVLVVSEKPDELAKAILTTINRGSTFLYGRGAYTGKRKKILLTVVTSLQLKRLEEIIFTIDPKAFTIEENTLNVIGQGFSRRKVY; from the coding sequence ATGGCCGGAAAGTGGGCGGAACAATTTCGCGTTGCGACCTACTCCATATCCTGGAACCTGCTCCTGATCACCATGGGGGCCTTAATCGTTGCTTTCGGAGTCAAGGCCATCGTTGTTCCTCAGGAATTCATCAGTGGTGGCGTGACCGGGGTCGGCTTGATTCTGAGCTACGTATTTGGGGTGTTTCCACCCGGGGTATGGCTCCTGATCCTGAACATCCCGATTTTCATCCTCGGTTGGCTCTGCGTCAGCAAGCGGTTTTTCTTCTACAGCCTGTACGGCATGCTGCTGCTCAGCCTAGGCCTTGATACTCTCCCATGGACCCTGACCATTGAGGACACTCTGCTGGCCGCCCTGACGGCCGGAGCCATCATGGGAGCCGGTTCGGGCATCGCCCTGCGGTCTTTGGGATCTCTGGGTGGGCTGGACGTCATCTCAGTCTACTTGAGCCAACGCTTTAATCTCGGGATCGGAAAATTTTCCTTCGGCTTCAACTTGGTCTTGTTCTCCGGCAGCCTGTTCTTCATCGGCCTGGAGCATGTGCTTTACTCGGTGTTTCTGGTTTTCGTCCATGCCATGGTCATGGACTACTTCCTGGGCATGTTCAACCAGCGTAAAATGGTGTTGGTGGTCTCGGAAAAGCCCGACGAACTGGCTAAAGCCATTTTGACCACCATCAACCGGGGTTCGACCTTTTTGTACGGTCGCGGTGCCTACACCGGCAAACGAAAGAAAATTCTTTTGACCGTGGTCACCAGCCTGCAGCTCAAACGCCTGGAGGAAATCATCTTCACCATTGACCCCAAGGCCTTCACCATCGAGGAAAATACCCTGAACGTGATTGGTCAGGGCTTTTCCCGGCGCAAGGTCTACTGA
- the selD gene encoding selenide, water dikinase SelD: protein MIDRDAYALVRGVSAAGUASKISPGDLESILGGLAIRSDERLLSGTAHAEDAAILRFPPNMALVQTVDFFTPIVNNPYWFGQIAAANSLSDVYAMGGTPWCAMNIVCFPIKKLSKEILKEILRGGLDKIQEAGAVLAGGHSVEDQEVKYGLAVTGFVAPEGYATNGGLRHGDQLILTKPLGSGVLATGLKAELPGAEELEKLLYHWAGRLNRVGGEVIAKLGLKGATDVTGFGLGGHLLEMAHASDVRIILDAESVPVLEQAMELIAMGMLPAGSFANKKHCARQVEVKSDVDALRVDMIFDAQTSGGLVLGVAEALVPEVQRLLREGGELCEVIGRVVPHQLGESRMEIV from the coding sequence ATGATTGATCGAGATGCATACGCTCTGGTTCGCGGCGTCAGTGCCGCCGGTTGAGCTTCAAAAATATCTCCAGGGGACCTGGAGAGCATTTTGGGGGGCCTCGCCATTCGTTCAGACGAGCGCCTACTTTCAGGAACAGCACATGCCGAGGACGCCGCGATACTGCGATTTCCACCGAATATGGCGCTGGTCCAGACCGTGGATTTCTTCACGCCCATTGTCAATAATCCTTATTGGTTCGGGCAAATAGCCGCGGCCAATTCTCTTTCCGACGTCTATGCCATGGGGGGGACTCCGTGGTGCGCCATGAACATTGTTTGTTTTCCAATCAAAAAGCTTTCCAAAGAAATCCTTAAGGAAATTCTGCGCGGCGGGTTGGACAAGATTCAAGAAGCTGGTGCCGTGTTGGCCGGTGGTCACAGCGTCGAAGATCAGGAGGTTAAATACGGTTTGGCAGTAACCGGCTTCGTTGCTCCGGAAGGCTACGCTACCAATGGCGGACTGCGTCACGGCGATCAGCTGATCCTGACCAAGCCGTTGGGCTCCGGCGTATTAGCCACGGGATTGAAGGCCGAACTGCCCGGCGCGGAAGAGTTGGAAAAGCTTCTGTATCACTGGGCCGGGCGGCTGAACCGAGTAGGTGGGGAAGTCATCGCCAAGCTGGGATTGAAAGGTGCCACGGACGTGACCGGATTCGGCCTGGGCGGTCACCTGTTGGAAATGGCCCATGCCTCGGATGTGCGGATTATCCTGGATGCCGAAAGCGTCCCAGTTCTCGAACAGGCTATGGAACTGATCGCCATGGGCATGCTCCCGGCCGGGAGCTTCGCCAACAAAAAGCATTGCGCTCGACAGGTGGAGGTCAAGTCCGACGTGGACGCCTTGCGCGTGGACATGATCTTTGACGCCCAGACTTCCGGCGGCTTGGTGTTGGGGGTTGCCGAAGCCCTCGTGCCTGAGGTTCAAAGACTGCTTCGAGAGGGCGGAGAGCTGTGCGAGGTTATTGGTCGGGTCGTTCCGCATCAGCTCGGGGAATCACGAATGGAGATCGTGTAG
- a CDS encoding metal ABC transporter ATP-binding protein gives MSPPVVHAQGVCFAYDGHLVLEDVELHVRRGDFLAVLGPNGGGKTTLLKVLLGILKPRRGVVSVLGAAPGKMPRKVGYVPQHTNVHMQFPVTVEDVVLLGRLPHRAFWRGFEAEDREATRQALKRVGMWDFRGRRIGRLSGGQRQRVFIARALANEPELLFLDEPTASVDRDFQTALYDLLKELNVFMTVIVVSHDLSILSSYATSVACVNKTLFYHDRAEFTQTMLESAYHCPVELVTHGPLPHRVLKEHRCS, from the coding sequence ATGTCCCCCCCTGTCGTGCATGCCCAGGGCGTGTGTTTCGCCTATGATGGACACCTCGTCCTTGAAGACGTGGAACTCCATGTGCGCCGGGGGGACTTTCTGGCCGTGTTGGGGCCTAACGGCGGAGGCAAGACTACGCTGCTGAAAGTCTTGCTGGGCATCCTGAAGCCTCGCAGGGGCGTAGTCTCCGTGCTCGGCGCGGCCCCTGGGAAAATGCCCCGCAAGGTGGGGTACGTTCCGCAGCACACCAATGTTCACATGCAGTTCCCTGTTACGGTTGAAGATGTGGTGTTGCTCGGTCGATTGCCTCATCGTGCCTTTTGGCGTGGTTTCGAGGCGGAAGACCGGGAAGCAACGCGCCAAGCCCTGAAGCGGGTTGGCATGTGGGATTTTCGTGGTCGGCGCATCGGTCGGCTTTCCGGCGGTCAGCGGCAACGGGTCTTTATCGCCAGGGCACTTGCCAACGAACCGGAGCTCCTCTTCCTGGACGAACCCACGGCCAGCGTGGACCGGGATTTTCAGACGGCGCTCTACGATTTGCTCAAGGAATTGAACGTGTTCATGACCGTCATCGTGGTCAGCCACGACCTTTCCATTCTCTCCAGCTATGCCACGTCCGTGGCCTGCGTGAATAAGACGTTGTTTTACCACGACCGGGCCGAGTTCACTCAGACAATGCTTGAATCCGCCTATCACTGTCCCGTGGAACTGGTTACCCACGGGCCGCTCCCCCACCGGGTGCTCAAGGAACATCGCTGCTCATGA
- a CDS encoding Fur family transcriptional regulator, with product MMRKTQQRHAIQSVLGKAMGPLTIPEIHREASHYSPGLGIATVYRTVRNMLKQGAILQIGIPGEIPRYEDARRSHHHFFQCRVCSRVFEVHECPADLNRMVPEGFELEDHEVFLFGRCRDCREGPTNTDLLNSCGMNGV from the coding sequence ATGATGAGAAAAACGCAACAACGTCATGCTATTCAATCGGTCCTTGGCAAGGCCATGGGACCACTGACCATCCCGGAGATTCACCGGGAAGCCTCACACTATTCGCCAGGCTTAGGAATTGCTACGGTCTATCGGACCGTTCGAAACATGCTTAAACAGGGCGCGATTTTACAAATCGGCATTCCAGGAGAAATCCCCAGATACGAAGACGCGCGTCGTTCACACCATCATTTTTTTCAGTGCCGTGTTTGTTCCCGCGTCTTCGAAGTACACGAATGTCCCGCCGACCTGAACCGCATGGTTCCGGAAGGGTTTGAACTGGAGGACCACGAAGTGTTCCTGTTCGGCCGCTGCAGGGACTGCCGTGAAGGACCGACGAATACGGATCTACTGAACTCGTGCGGAATGAACGGCGTTTGA
- the glmS gene encoding glutamine--fructose-6-phosphate transaminase (isomerizing), producing the protein MCGIIGYAGHRPAVPIIVEGLKRLEYRGYDSAGVTFAQHDELHVIRAEGKLCELETRLNGQDMFHATTALGHTRWATHGLPVERNAHPHRDPGGRLALVHNGIIENYQPLRKRLKDKGRTFFSDTDSEVLVQLIAELWTSDITLREAFSKALAQVEGTYAAALLNLDEPNKIWAARKSSPLLLGVGVGENFVASDIPAFLGYTRDVVFLEDGELVELEPFSWQVFDAATLEPLEKKVHHITWDFQAAQKGGYRHFMLKEIFEQPAVIANCLAGRVDGKALSVTLPELESLPVPAQIQIVACGTSYHAGLWGQHLLESWAKIPVRVEIASEFRYRNPLFMPDDLVLAISQSGETADTLAGMRLAKEHGVPVLGLCNVLGSSVTREADGVIYTQAGPEISVASTKAMCSQLVLLTLLALYWGRRKGTLAREVETSIITGLLGLPQVLEAELPRLRGTAQELASEYSTANSFFYLGRGPAYPLALEGALKLKEISYIHAEGYAAGEMKHGPIALIEPEFPTFALALNDALLPKVVSNLVEVQARNGRVIALCQSGFELTVDHAWEVPQVYGPLNSFLALPALQLFAYEMAVYLGKDVDQPRNLAKSVTVE; encoded by the coding sequence ATGTGCGGAATCATCGGTTATGCGGGGCACAGGCCGGCCGTGCCCATCATCGTGGAAGGACTGAAGCGTCTGGAGTACCGCGGCTACGATTCCGCGGGGGTGACCTTTGCACAGCACGACGAGCTGCACGTCATTCGGGCCGAGGGCAAGCTGTGCGAGCTGGAAACCCGCCTCAACGGCCAGGACATGTTTCATGCCACTACGGCTCTGGGCCATACCCGATGGGCGACCCACGGCTTGCCCGTGGAACGCAACGCCCATCCCCATCGTGACCCAGGAGGTCGCCTGGCCCTAGTGCACAACGGAATCATCGAGAACTACCAGCCCCTTCGGAAAAGGCTTAAAGACAAAGGGCGCACGTTTTTCTCGGATACGGACTCCGAAGTGCTGGTTCAGCTTATCGCCGAGCTATGGACTTCCGACATCACCCTACGCGAGGCGTTCAGCAAAGCGCTTGCTCAAGTTGAAGGCACCTATGCCGCGGCCCTGCTCAACCTTGACGAGCCGAATAAAATATGGGCGGCCCGTAAATCCAGCCCGCTGTTGCTGGGTGTGGGCGTTGGGGAAAACTTCGTGGCCTCGGACATCCCGGCGTTTCTGGGCTACACACGGGACGTCGTCTTTTTGGAAGACGGCGAACTGGTGGAACTGGAGCCGTTTTCCTGGCAGGTCTTCGACGCCGCCACCCTGGAGCCTCTGGAGAAGAAGGTCCACCATATCACCTGGGACTTCCAGGCCGCGCAAAAAGGCGGCTACCGCCACTTCATGCTCAAAGAAATCTTCGAGCAGCCCGCGGTGATCGCCAATTGTCTGGCCGGACGCGTGGACGGCAAAGCCCTGTCCGTTACCTTGCCGGAGCTGGAATCCCTGCCCGTCCCGGCCCAGATCCAGATCGTGGCCTGCGGCACGTCCTACCATGCCGGGCTGTGGGGTCAGCACTTACTGGAATCCTGGGCGAAAATACCGGTTCGCGTGGAAATCGCCTCGGAATTCAGATATCGCAACCCGCTCTTCATGCCGGACGATCTCGTCCTGGCCATCAGTCAGTCCGGAGAAACCGCGGATACCTTGGCCGGGATGCGCTTGGCCAAGGAACACGGCGTGCCTGTGCTCGGACTGTGCAACGTGCTGGGTTCCAGCGTGACCCGGGAGGCGGACGGCGTGATTTACACCCAGGCTGGGCCGGAAATCAGCGTGGCCTCCACCAAGGCCATGTGCAGCCAGCTTGTTTTGTTGACCTTGCTGGCCCTGTACTGGGGGCGACGCAAGGGAACGCTGGCTCGGGAAGTGGAGACATCGATCATCACCGGGCTGCTCGGCCTGCCTCAAGTTTTGGAGGCAGAACTGCCCCGCCTGCGCGGCACAGCCCAGGAACTGGCCTCGGAATATAGCACGGCAAACAGCTTTTTCTACCTCGGACGGGGGCCGGCCTACCCGCTGGCCTTGGAAGGGGCTTTAAAACTCAAGGAAATCTCTTACATCCACGCCGAGGGCTACGCAGCCGGAGAGATGAAGCACGGCCCCATCGCCCTGATCGAGCCGGAATTCCCCACCTTCGCCCTGGCCCTGAACGACGCCCTGCTGCCCAAGGTCGTTTCCAATCTGGTTGAAGTCCAGGCCCGCAACGGCCGGGTCATCGCCTTGTGCCAGTCCGGGTTCGAGCTGACCGTGGATCACGCCTGGGAGGTCCCTCAGGTTTACGGCCCTCTGAACAGCTTCCTGGCCCTGCCGGCCTTGCAGTTGTTCGCATACGAAATGGCCGTCTACCTGGGAAAGGACGTGGACCAGCCCCGCAATTTGGCCAAAAGCGTGACGGTGGAGTAG
- a CDS encoding metal ABC transporter solute-binding protein, Zn/Mn family, with translation MRNLNFKMGIALFAMLFVTLGATSVQAQPFEVFVSIAPQKYFVERVGGQLVNVSVMVPPGASPHVYEPKPDQMRTLAQAKLYFALGVEFEKNLLPKIGALHPELRTVHTDAGIDKLPMIPHHHHNDHGRGDHDHGHGHDHGENHFHGHEHAHGESHDHAHDQEHGLAYNHSHGHDHHHHGGLDTHVWLSPDLVRIQARHILEALTDLDGEHASAYVANFKAFMADLDALDVDIRHTLAGKQGSAFMVFHPAWGYFARHYGLEQIPVELEGKEPKAQDLQQLIQRAKAERVRVVFISPQFSTRSAETIASAIEGQTIAINPLAENWMENMRTVAEKFKQAMQ, from the coding sequence ATGCGGAATTTGAATTTTAAGATGGGGATTGCTCTGTTCGCGATGTTGTTCGTGACGCTGGGCGCGACTTCGGTCCAGGCACAGCCGTTTGAAGTGTTTGTGAGCATCGCGCCGCAAAAGTACTTCGTGGAACGCGTCGGCGGTCAGCTTGTAAATGTGTCCGTCATGGTCCCGCCGGGAGCCAGCCCGCATGTTTACGAGCCCAAACCGGATCAGATGCGCACCTTGGCCCAGGCCAAGTTATATTTTGCCTTGGGGGTGGAGTTCGAGAAAAATCTTTTGCCCAAGATAGGCGCGCTTCACCCTGAACTGCGGACCGTGCATACGGATGCAGGCATCGATAAACTCCCCATGATCCCCCACCATCACCACAATGATCACGGGCGCGGCGACCATGATCATGGCCACGGTCACGACCATGGAGAGAACCACTTTCACGGACACGAACATGCTCACGGAGAGAGCCACGATCATGCGCATGACCAGGAGCATGGCCTTGCTTACAATCACAGTCATGGCCACGACCACCACCATCACGGAGGACTGGACACCCACGTCTGGCTTTCGCCGGATTTGGTCCGTATCCAGGCTCGGCACATCCTCGAGGCCTTGACGGACCTCGACGGCGAGCATGCCTCGGCATATGTAGCCAACTTCAAGGCGTTCATGGCGGACCTGGACGCCCTGGACGTGGACATTCGCCATACCCTGGCTGGAAAGCAGGGATCGGCGTTCATGGTCTTTCATCCTGCCTGGGGATACTTTGCCCGCCATTACGGACTGGAGCAGATTCCGGTGGAATTGGAGGGCAAGGAGCCCAAGGCTCAGGATCTGCAACAACTGATTCAACGGGCCAAGGCAGAGAGAGTTCGCGTTGTCTTCATCTCCCCGCAGTTCTCCACCCGTAGCGCGGAAACCATCGCTTCGGCTATCGAAGGACAGACCATCGCCATCAACCCGTTGGCCGAAAATTGGATGGAGAACATGCGTACCGTGGCCGAAAAGTTCAAGCAAGCGATGCAGTAA